Proteins from one Leptonema illini DSM 21528 genomic window:
- a CDS encoding DUF4384 domain-containing protein, which produces MKAPYLSKSVSYVRGSVRRRMPELFSHTASGLTLIFAALFLMPGFLFAAPIGIMPFQSGSQTDQSVPSALITALKQAGRFEIVEQSKLDAVLDELKRGQSGLVDSETAAQIGQLVGAQYLIVGETNRTEAGLEAAYRVVHVETSLIVAADRASGKSDDVLQRLQVSLLRQLDLYLGLDNPDSPYTVLLKLPEGPLKVGDTLTIKFKVISHRPSAPKRVYIQLYSINAKGVMTLIYPNRFSGFSPIEVDREYEFPSEKDDFEWELVPPTGMESIQAVVTTEPSDLFQTFTKARSTFPETGRNGHDPATYRGIQVQLNRDKRKDWKAQRVTYELQQ; this is translated from the coding sequence ATGAAAGCGCCGTACTTATCGAAAAGCGTTAGTTATGTACGAGGCTCGGTCAGACGCCGTATGCCCGAGCTCTTCTCGCATACGGCGTCTGGACTCACTCTAATTTTCGCCGCCCTGTTTCTTATGCCCGGCTTCCTGTTTGCGGCGCCGATCGGCATCATGCCCTTTCAGAGCGGATCGCAGACGGATCAGTCCGTCCCTTCGGCTCTGATAACGGCGCTCAAGCAGGCGGGCCGATTTGAGATCGTCGAACAGAGCAAGCTCGACGCCGTGCTTGACGAATTGAAGCGCGGCCAGAGCGGCCTTGTCGACTCTGAGACCGCAGCTCAGATCGGCCAGCTTGTCGGCGCTCAGTATCTGATCGTCGGCGAAACAAACCGAACAGAGGCGGGCCTTGAGGCGGCATACAGGGTCGTGCATGTCGAGACGAGCCTGATCGTCGCCGCAGACAGGGCTTCGGGCAAGAGCGATGACGTCTTACAGAGGTTGCAGGTTTCGCTTCTGCGGCAGCTCGATCTCTATCTTGGCCTTGATAACCCCGACAGTCCTTACACGGTGCTATTGAAACTTCCTGAGGGTCCTCTGAAGGTCGGCGATACGTTAACCATAAAATTCAAGGTCATCTCGCACAGGCCATCGGCGCCAAAGCGCGTCTATATTCAGCTTTATTCGATCAACGCGAAAGGCGTGATGACGCTTATTTATCCGAATCGGTTCTCGGGCTTTTCGCCCATCGAGGTCGATCGCGAATATGAGTTTCCCTCTGAAAAAGACGACTTTGAATGGGAGCTTGTACCACCGACGGGCATGGAGTCGATCCAGGCCGTCGTCACCACCGAACCGAGCGATCTATTTCAAACGTTTACAAAGGCCCGCTCTACGTTTCCCGAAACCGGTCGCAACGGCCATGATCCGGCGACGTACCGCGGCATCCAGGTGCAGCTGAATCGCGATAAAAGAAAGGACTGGAAAGCGCAGCGCGTTACCTATGAATTGCAGCAGTGA
- a CDS encoding 50S ribosomal protein L11 methyltransferase, translating to MKDEVFIEVILDIPRERSLEVTPLLDNGILEKMTGYFEVLYEEGLRSDRSVMKLYFPAGYAMARWDLESLLLSIGFDDYVIAESSVNRQNYMEAYKEHYEPLRLSEHFGVVPNWHRGTPKESEFIAQFSDGFIPLYLDPGLAFGTGRHATTQMMVQFIDAHCFEGKTVLDAGCGSGILALAALKKGAKYATGFDIDGNAVNASRENLLENGIAPDRFEILEGGWDLPQIQSRRYDVILANITMNIFVEYRRIIDGLNCGRLVVSGVLEEARDAFMRLFGESWICHEQKTDDGWILLDLHRQEH from the coding sequence ATGAAGGACGAAGTATTTATCGAGGTGATCCTCGACATTCCCCGTGAACGTTCCCTTGAAGTGACTCCGCTTCTTGACAACGGCATTCTGGAAAAGATGACCGGTTATTTCGAGGTCCTTTATGAAGAAGGACTCAGATCTGATCGGTCGGTGATGAAGCTGTATTTTCCCGCCGGATACGCAATGGCGCGCTGGGACCTGGAAAGTCTTCTGCTTTCGATAGGTTTTGACGACTACGTGATCGCCGAAAGCTCCGTTAACCGCCAGAACTATATGGAGGCGTACAAGGAGCACTACGAGCCTCTTCGCCTGTCAGAACATTTTGGCGTCGTTCCCAACTGGCACCGCGGAACGCCAAAAGAGAGCGAGTTTATCGCGCAATTTTCGGACGGATTCATTCCGCTCTACCTTGATCCAGGCCTTGCTTTCGGAACAGGACGACACGCCACGACGCAGATGATGGTGCAGTTCATCGACGCACATTGTTTTGAGGGAAAGACGGTGCTTGATGCGGGGTGTGGTTCGGGTATCCTTGCACTGGCCGCTCTCAAGAAAGGGGCGAAGTACGCGACCGGTTTCGATATTGACGGCAATGCGGTCAATGCCTCGCGCGAGAACCTGCTTGAGAACGGAATCGCCCCGGATCGTTTTGAGATACTGGAAGGAGGATGGGATCTTCCGCAGATTCAGAGTCGTCGCTATGACGTTATCCTTGCCAATATAACGATGAACATCTTTGTCGAGTATCGACGCATCATCGACGGATTGAACTGCGGTAGGCTCGTCGTCTCAGGGGTTCTTGAAGAGGCGCGAGACGCCTTCATGCGACTTTTTGGAGAGTCGTGGATCTGTCATGAGCAGAAGACCGATGACGGCTGGATACTGCTCGATCTGCATCGTCAGGAACATTGA
- the omp85 gene encoding Omp85 family outer membrane protein: MLKKYIIALCLGTLFVHTGLHAQDKDPAPPKPDPEGLKFTGLPLISFSSDDGVGYGVRVYGTYYEKNYEPFKFQTYGQYYRTTKGYEYHEASLDALKFLGSPYRVRINAGLERYLNAQYYGFSNFQDIQRQNRIKNGEMPINENVTGVPDLYHVSDDITLNTNFINNPGAPLSEQLNPSKKQLKDSQDKFFNYDSIKPFLTATTEDWFGKTNFKWLVGFRAQRYRIQSYAGDKESGNAWVNNKTLIDLEKPTGYDATEGRRFVNSIRLALAYDSRPRLRELNPNGGTFTDLHYEGVGKGTGSHYTFHKYTLSWRQYYDIAPSFFNKFDKELVFAYRLLGQYTIGDAPFFEMGRIYTMRESALGLGGNGGIRGYPANQFVDRMMTVFNTELRLTSFKVSALGGIDFVILGYYDVGRVAHSWEDWQAKDMHRAGGGGLRLVWQKNTIINISSGRSKYESNTNFSFNHMF; the protein is encoded by the coding sequence ATGCTCAAAAAATACATTATAGCGCTGTGCCTCGGCACGCTTTTCGTACACACAGGACTACATGCGCAGGATAAAGATCCTGCTCCACCGAAGCCCGATCCTGAAGGCTTGAAATTTACGGGGCTGCCGCTTATCAGCTTCAGTAGCGACGACGGTGTCGGCTATGGCGTGCGCGTCTACGGCACATATTATGAGAAAAACTATGAGCCCTTTAAGTTTCAGACCTACGGACAGTACTATCGTACGACAAAGGGTTATGAATATCATGAAGCCTCACTTGATGCCCTGAAATTCCTTGGCTCACCTTATCGCGTTCGCATCAACGCCGGTCTCGAACGCTATCTGAACGCACAATACTATGGATTCTCGAATTTTCAGGACATCCAGCGGCAGAACCGCATCAAAAACGGAGAGATGCCGATCAACGAAAACGTCACCGGCGTTCCCGATCTCTATCATGTATCAGATGACATCACGCTGAACACGAATTTCATCAACAACCCGGGCGCTCCGCTGTCTGAACAGCTCAATCCGTCGAAAAAGCAGCTGAAAGACAGTCAGGATAAGTTCTTCAACTATGACAGTATCAAGCCTTTCCTTACGGCTACGACCGAAGACTGGTTCGGCAAAACCAATTTCAAATGGCTTGTAGGATTTCGTGCGCAGCGCTATCGCATCCAGTCTTATGCCGGCGATAAAGAGTCGGGTAACGCCTGGGTGAATAACAAAACGCTGATCGACCTCGAAAAACCGACGGGCTATGACGCAACGGAAGGTCGTCGCTTCGTGAACAGCATTCGTCTTGCGCTGGCTTATGATTCACGCCCTCGATTGAGAGAGCTGAATCCGAACGGCGGTACCTTTACCGACCTGCACTATGAAGGCGTCGGCAAAGGCACGGGCAGCCACTACACCTTTCACAAGTACACGCTTTCATGGCGCCAGTACTACGATATTGCACCGTCGTTCTTCAACAAGTTCGATAAAGAGCTGGTTTTTGCCTACCGACTGCTTGGACAGTACACGATCGGCGATGCTCCGTTTTTTGAGATGGGTCGTATCTATACGATGCGAGAAAGCGCTCTCGGTCTCGGCGGCAACGGCGGTATTCGCGGATATCCGGCGAACCAGTTCGTCGACCGCATGATGACCGTGTTCAACACCGAGCTGCGTCTTACGTCGTTCAAAGTCAGCGCTCTGGGCGGCATCGACTTCGTCATCCTCGGTTATTATGACGTCGGTCGCGTCGCTCACTCATGGGAGGACTGGCAGGCGAAAGATATGCACCGAGCCGGCGGTGGCGGTCTCAGGCTTGTCTGGCAGAAGAACACGATCATCAACATCAGTTCTGGACGTTCGAAGTACGAATCGAATACGAACTTCTCGTTCAACCACATGTTCTGA
- the uvrB gene encoding excinuclease ABC subunit UvrB has product MSNDRRLRLVSEYSASGDQPEAIRTLSEAAENGKHRLCLVGVTGSGKTFTMASFIEKVQKPTLVLTHNKTLAAQLYREFREFFPENAVEYFVSYYDYYQPEAYVPSSDTYIEKDASINDEIDRLRLRATSSLLERRDVIIVSSVSCIYGLGSPEDYRDSMVIFDRGLTVDRNEIMRRLIHIQYMRNDVAFGRGTFRVRGDTLEIFPAYRQEAVRVEWFGDEIESLSFIDPVTGRVLDRMDRIILYPAKHFITSPPRLKDAVKAIEEELQQQLAYLKSKDKLLEAQRLEMRTRYDMEMLQEVGYCNGIENYSRHLSGRGPGETPATLFSYFPDDFWVIVDESHVTLPQVRGMFEGDRARKQTLVDFGFRLPSALDNRPLNFAEFEKKAERILFVSATPADYETNHAEVTVEQLIRPTGLLDPEVEVRPVAGQIEDLTAEIRAQMAKGHRTLVTTLTIKMAEDLTDYLRELEIPVAYLHAEVDTMQRVEIIRDLRKGLYQVVVGVNLLREGLDLPEVSLVAILDADREGFLRNTRSLIQTMGRAARNSEGRAILYADTITPSMKAAIDETRRRRIIQEQFNQEHGITPETIRKGIDDILPRFLTEEEADRSFENLEKELDFRKARGSREKIEIIRNAMLEAAKNLDFEKAAALRDWMQHLEGGDKKPQQSTVVPFVQKNRRRRR; this is encoded by the coding sequence ATGAGCAATGATCGCAGATTACGGCTTGTCTCGGAATACAGCGCATCCGGAGACCAGCCCGAGGCCATTCGCACCCTATCCGAAGCCGCCGAAAACGGAAAGCATCGACTCTGCCTGGTCGGGGTGACCGGTTCGGGAAAGACATTCACGATGGCCTCGTTCATCGAAAAGGTGCAGAAGCCCACGCTTGTTCTCACGCATAACAAAACCCTGGCGGCTCAGCTTTACCGCGAGTTCCGGGAGTTCTTTCCAGAGAACGCCGTCGAGTATTTCGTCTCGTACTACGACTACTATCAGCCCGAGGCCTATGTTCCGAGCTCCGACACATACATTGAAAAGGATGCGAGCATCAACGACGAGATCGACCGGTTGAGGCTGCGGGCGACCTCGTCGCTGCTCGAACGCCGCGACGTCATCATCGTCTCATCCGTTTCATGTATCTACGGTCTCGGTTCTCCCGAAGATTACCGCGACAGCATGGTCATCTTTGACCGCGGTTTAACCGTCGATCGCAACGAAATCATGCGCCGGCTGATACATATTCAGTATATGCGTAACGACGTCGCCTTCGGCCGTGGAACGTTCCGGGTACGGGGCGACACGCTTGAGATTTTTCCCGCCTATCGTCAGGAGGCCGTGCGCGTCGAATGGTTCGGAGACGAGATCGAATCGCTTTCGTTCATCGACCCTGTGACCGGTCGTGTACTCGATCGTATGGATCGCATTATCCTGTATCCGGCGAAGCACTTTATTACGTCGCCTCCGCGACTGAAAGACGCCGTTAAGGCCATCGAAGAAGAGCTGCAACAGCAGCTTGCCTATCTCAAGTCGAAAGACAAGCTGCTTGAGGCGCAGAGACTGGAGATGCGTACTCGCTACGATATGGAGATGCTGCAGGAGGTCGGTTACTGCAACGGCATCGAAAACTACTCGCGCCATCTCTCGGGTCGCGGACCGGGCGAAACGCCGGCCACGCTTTTCAGTTATTTTCCCGACGATTTCTGGGTGATCGTCGATGAAAGTCATGTCACGCTGCCCCAGGTACGGGGTATGTTCGAAGGCGACCGGGCTCGCAAGCAGACGCTCGTCGACTTCGGCTTCAGGCTTCCGTCGGCGCTGGATAACCGTCCCTTGAATTTCGCCGAATTCGAGAAGAAGGCCGAGAGGATTCTCTTTGTTTCGGCGACGCCTGCCGATTACGAAACGAATCACGCCGAGGTGACGGTCGAGCAGCTCATCCGACCGACGGGGCTTCTTGATCCCGAGGTGGAGGTGCGTCCCGTCGCCGGACAGATCGAAGATCTTACTGCCGAGATCCGAGCGCAGATGGCGAAGGGCCACCGCACGCTTGTGACGACGCTGACGATTAAGATGGCCGAAGATTTAACCGACTATTTGCGCGAGCTTGAAATACCCGTCGCCTATCTGCATGCCGAAGTCGATACGATGCAGCGAGTCGAGATCATCCGAGATCTGCGCAAGGGTCTGTATCAAGTCGTCGTCGGCGTGAACCTGCTTCGCGAAGGCCTCGATCTACCCGAGGTGTCGCTTGTCGCTATTCTTGACGCCGATCGTGAAGGCTTCCTGCGTAATACGCGATCATTGATTCAAACGATGGGGCGTGCGGCCCGAAACTCCGAAGGGCGCGCCATTCTGTATGCCGATACGATTACGCCGTCCATGAAGGCTGCAATAGACGAAACGCGTCGCCGTCGGATCATACAGGAGCAGTTTAACCAGGAGCATGGCATCACTCCCGAAACGATCCGCAAAGGCATCGACGACATACTGCCGCGGTTTCTCACCGAAGAAGAAGCGGATCGCAGCTTCGAGAATCTTGAGAAAGAGCTCGATTTTCGCAAAGCTCGCGGAAGCAGAGAGAAGATCGAGATCATCCGCAATGCGATGCTTGAGGCGGCGAAAAACCTGGATTTCGAGAAGGCGGCCGCCCTGCGTGACTGGATGCAGCATCTTGAAGGCGGTGATAAAAAGCCGCAGCAGAGTACGGTCGTTCCGTTCGTTCAGAAGAATCGGCGCCGACGCAGGTAA
- a CDS encoding PaaI family thioesterase, with product MNLNQSHFQGASLTGRDWHHPNCYGCGEENEKGLHADFTFDEKTGEVRFSYTPAQHFEGAPGFSHGGMLATLLDEAQGCLCFHVGHVVMTEKLHMNYHKATPLDTAFHVRAWLTAVRKRRLYTRAVIFNDANEIHVSSSASWYVLPERLTRRMFQGKHSEEFTEKSLRLIEANRRRAKEIRRRLKLEKENPTIQSR from the coding sequence ATGAATCTGAACCAGTCCCATTTTCAGGGCGCCAGCCTGACGGGAAGAGACTGGCATCACCCGAACTGCTATGGATGCGGGGAGGAGAACGAGAAAGGACTCCATGCGGACTTCACCTTCGACGAAAAAACGGGTGAAGTGCGGTTCTCCTACACGCCTGCACAGCATTTTGAGGGGGCGCCGGGTTTCTCACATGGCGGTATGCTGGCTACCCTTCTCGACGAGGCCCAGGGATGCCTCTGTTTCCACGTCGGTCATGTCGTGATGACCGAAAAACTGCACATGAACTATCACAAGGCGACGCCTCTGGATACCGCGTTTCATGTACGTGCCTGGCTAACGGCCGTGCGAAAGCGCAGGCTTTACACGCGAGCGGTGATTTTCAACGATGCCAATGAGATCCACGTAAGTTCGAGCGCAAGCTGGTACGTTCTTCCGGAAAGGTTAACAAGGCGCATGTTTCAGGGAAAACACAGCGAGGAGTTTACCGAGAAGTCGTTGCGATTGATTGAAGCGAACCGCAGACGTGCGAAGGAAATTCGCCGGCGTCTGAAGCTTGAAAAAGAGAATCCGACGATTCAATCGAGATAG
- a CDS encoding ATP-binding protein, translated as MPGGVLQEALQKLGDSGLYGTASDFSKWLRFREGIDIGEDQVRAALDALLVSGRFERHADYPDDYVSTHMARLPDSYSFHCPRHLSDSPIQFFRSLLLVFLRQKGIHPEQEVDIVIASVEAIENAVKYSSSGDIVVRFDFVPGEFRLEVINDVKPAEPDHDIELGKYDSSRTLMRGMMVMSRLFDEMDIGIDESVSRATFRARKLVRS; from the coding sequence ATGCCCGGCGGTGTCTTACAGGAAGCGTTGCAGAAGCTGGGTGATTCCGGTCTGTACGGAACGGCCTCTGATTTCAGTAAATGGCTTCGCTTTCGAGAAGGAATCGATATCGGTGAAGACCAGGTCAGAGCCGCTCTCGATGCGTTGCTTGTATCGGGTCGCTTCGAGCGACATGCCGATTACCCTGACGATTACGTCAGCACGCACATGGCCAGGCTGCCCGACTCCTATTCCTTTCACTGCCCCCGTCATCTTTCCGATTCGCCGATTCAATTTTTCCGTTCCTTGCTGCTTGTCTTCTTGCGACAGAAGGGCATCCACCCCGAGCAGGAGGTCGATATCGTCATCGCCTCTGTGGAAGCCATCGAGAATGCGGTGAAATACTCTTCCTCTGGCGATATCGTTGTTCGATTCGATTTCGTTCCCGGAGAATTCCGTCTTGAAGTCATCAATGACGTGAAGCCTGCCGAGCCAGATCACGACATAGAGCTCGGCAAATACGACAGCAGTCGCACTTTAATGCGTGGCATGATGGTCATGTCCAGGCTATTTGATGAGATGGATATCGGCATCGACGAATCCGTCAGTCGGGCCACGTTTCGTGCTCGCAAGCTGGTTCGTTCTTAA
- a CDS encoding DNA polymerase III gamma and tau subunits produces the protein MHSSGLKYQRVASRILDYYRQHPVPPLLIFTGPHGTGKLDAALQFIQEQLCEAGTACGSCSDCRLFQQIGGEAHPDFIQFPAEKTPIGDAKKPEPFTVRWLLSTRLPFAPYHAKRRFVLFPAADLINHEAETALLKTLEEPPDHTRFIFIADSVESLKETILSRGVHVPFHHVPLRALEAQTGIRDVHDLEMLGGSFELLDMIQSEAYRSLKAAVDDALSHQLGLLELEAYVREEAKRNAEMKELEYTYEDFLQAFALLLLQRTRRMPVAGDITQAVHQFLSGMRMAQGGMLPFHLSRLFFDLHRTIYETV, from the coding sequence ATGCATAGCTCCGGCCTGAAATACCAGCGAGTCGCCAGTCGCATCCTCGACTACTACCGACAGCATCCGGTTCCACCGCTTTTGATCTTTACGGGTCCGCACGGTACCGGTAAGCTCGACGCCGCTCTTCAGTTTATCCAGGAACAGCTCTGCGAAGCAGGCACGGCCTGTGGAAGCTGCTCGGACTGCCGATTGTTCCAGCAGATCGGCGGCGAAGCGCATCCGGACTTTATCCAGTTCCCTGCCGAAAAGACTCCCATCGGCGATGCGAAAAAGCCCGAACCCTTTACGGTGCGATGGCTTCTCAGTACGCGTCTGCCATTTGCGCCGTACCATGCGAAGCGACGGTTTGTGCTCTTTCCTGCCGCCGATCTTATCAATCATGAAGCCGAGACGGCATTACTGAAAACGCTTGAAGAACCGCCCGATCATACTCGCTTTATCTTTATCGCTGATTCGGTAGAGTCGCTGAAAGAAACGATTCTCAGTCGGGGAGTGCATGTTCCGTTTCATCACGTACCGCTACGTGCCCTTGAAGCGCAGACGGGCATCCGCGACGTACACGATCTTGAAATGCTTGGAGGCTCGTTCGAACTTCTTGATATGATTCAGAGCGAGGCGTATCGCTCCCTGAAAGCGGCGGTGGACGACGCCCTCTCACATCAGCTCGGTTTGCTGGAGCTTGAGGCCTATGTGCGTGAGGAAGCAAAGCGCAACGCCGAGATGAAAGAACTGGAATACACGTACGAAGATTTCTTGCAAGCCTTTGCGTTGCTGCTGTTACAGCGAACGCGAAGGATGCCGGTTGCAGGCGACATCACTCAAGCAGTTCATCAGTTTCTATCGGGAATGCGCATGGCGCAGGGAGGCATGCTGCCGTTTCATCTTTCGCGTCTGTTCTTCGATCTGCATCGAACCATCTATGAAACGGTTTAA
- a CDS encoding carbon-nitrogen hydrolase family protein codes for MGLVKVTIFQKLLSDGLNLATFKKLAAVKSDFLLLPEYFFADGSVKDPRDLKEKTKFALDWLVKLNSSYRGVIIGGSVVLEENGHLYNATPVISGGQIVDWYRKRHLTENEKKFLTPGNDAGIFMLGGHRFGVLICNDVRHRPYFDELAEQDVRLIFSVFNSPFREESVDEKFQRDEELFCLPARENRQCIAKCCSTGEIMGHRVQGRSLVVTPQGISWRVPPAEESQQILKTVIVQTP; via the coding sequence ATGGGCCTCGTTAAGGTTACGATCTTCCAGAAACTACTTTCGGATGGGCTTAACCTCGCCACCTTCAAGAAGCTGGCCGCGGTGAAATCCGATTTTCTTCTGTTACCCGAGTATTTTTTTGCAGACGGTTCGGTCAAAGATCCTCGTGACTTAAAAGAGAAGACGAAGTTCGCCCTTGACTGGCTTGTGAAACTGAACAGCTCTTATCGCGGCGTTATTATCGGCGGATCCGTCGTTCTCGAAGAAAACGGCCATCTTTACAACGCCACACCCGTTATATCGGGCGGTCAGATCGTAGACTGGTATCGCAAACGCCACCTCACCGAGAACGAAAAGAAGTTCCTCACTCCGGGTAATGATGCGGGCATCTTCATGCTTGGCGGCCATCGCTTCGGAGTCTTGATCTGCAACGACGTGCGCCATCGTCCTTACTTCGATGAGCTGGCCGAACAGGACGTACGACTGATATTCTCGGTATTCAATTCGCCGTTTCGTGAAGAAAGCGTCGACGAGAAATTCCAGCGCGACGAAGAGCTTTTCTGTCTACCCGCCAGAGAAAACCGCCAGTGCATCGCCAAATGCTGTTCGACCGGCGAGATCATGGGTCATCGCGTCCAGGGCAGATCACTTGTCGTCACCCCGCAGGGCATCAGCTGGCGCGTTCCTCCCGCCGAGGAGAGTCAGCAGATTCTTAAAACGGTTATCGTTCAGACGCCTTGA
- a CDS encoding DMT family transporter, with amino-acid sequence MSQPISTAQISRSRCILLNIASAFFFYGATVAVYRGIDVAGDQSVGALSYAFLRNLIGFLFYLVFFTLNPQKMKFRVPPVLFIRAVFNALALFAFYLSVQYGNAGRANVLNMTYPVFVAMLSGPLLAEKPDRMTLIMLGLGMIGLFMHFSDALIAPQSDHIIGDLFGVFSGITAAVAVLALRGAARVAGSSLILLWMFGTGTVLSFPIIMHQIPQMFGAELPFLLLSAACGLLGQWTLTESYRNLDATTGSVLSGLRIPIALVSGLLFLDEPTSIMALLGGALIFSGNLLLAFKSSRRKL; translated from the coding sequence ATGAGTCAACCGATTTCCACCGCGCAGATTTCACGATCGCGATGTATTCTGCTTAATATTGCCAGCGCTTTTTTCTTCTATGGAGCGACGGTGGCGGTCTATCGGGGCATTGATGTCGCGGGAGATCAATCGGTCGGTGCCCTCAGTTATGCCTTCTTGCGTAATCTTATAGGTTTTTTATTCTATCTGGTTTTTTTTACTCTCAATCCTCAGAAGATGAAGTTTCGCGTTCCGCCCGTGCTTTTCATCAGAGCAGTGTTCAACGCTCTTGCTCTTTTCGCGTTTTATCTTTCTGTTCAGTATGGAAATGCCGGACGAGCCAACGTTTTGAATATGACCTATCCCGTTTTTGTGGCGATGCTTTCCGGGCCGCTGCTTGCAGAGAAGCCCGATCGCATGACGCTGATTATGCTCGGTCTGGGAATGATCGGGCTTTTCATGCATTTCTCCGATGCGCTCATCGCCCCGCAATCAGATCATATTATCGGCGATCTGTTCGGAGTTTTCTCGGGCATCACGGCCGCTGTTGCCGTCCTTGCTCTGCGCGGAGCGGCTCGTGTGGCGGGTTCTTCGTTGATTCTTCTGTGGATGTTTGGAACGGGAACGGTGCTCAGTTTTCCGATCATTATGCATCAGATTCCGCAGATGTTCGGCGCTGAGCTGCCCTTTCTTCTGCTTTCGGCCGCCTGCGGGCTTCTCGGACAGTGGACTTTAACGGAATCCTACCGAAATCTCGATGCTACGACGGGCAGCGTGCTTTCCGGATTGCGGATCCCTATTGCACTCGTGTCGGGTCTGCTCTTTCTGGATGAGCCCACGTCAATTATGGCCCTCCTTGGAGGGGCATTAATATTCTCAGGAAATCTTTTACTTGCGTTCAAATCTTCCCGACGTAAACTATGA